From one Lycium ferocissimum isolate CSIRO_LF1 chromosome 5, AGI_CSIRO_Lferr_CH_V1, whole genome shotgun sequence genomic stretch:
- the LOC132058351 gene encoding 21 kDa protein-like gives MDSTISFFYFIVISTFICSSTATRDLAKKSEIDTSEFIKTSCGTTLYPKLCIETLSPYSNSIQTSPMELANSALTVSLKGAKSTTNKISKMSKEQNLGPAEAHALTDCVENMEDSVDELQKSLLEMKNLNGPDFEEKMGNVMTWVSAALTDEDTCMDGFEGNNGKVKATIRNCIVNVAQLTSNALALTKNLSSS, from the coding sequence ATGGATTCCACTATTTCATTTTTCTACTTCATTGTAATATCTACATTCATATGCTCATCAACAGCAACAAGAGACCTAGCCAAAAAATCAGAAATCGATACATCTGAGTTCATTAAGACATCTTGTGGGACAACATTGTACCCCAAATTGTGCATTGAAACACTCTCACCTTACTCAAATTCCATCCAAACAAGCCCTATGGAATTGGCCAATTCAGCACTTACAGTGAGCTTAAAAGGGGCTAAGTCAACCACAAACAAAATCTCAAAAATGTCCAAAGAACAAAACTTAGGTCCAGCAGAAGCACATGCCTTAACGGACTGTGTGGAGAACATGGAAGACTCCGTGGATGAGCTACAGAAATCTTTGTTGGAGATGAAGAATTTAAATGGACCTGATTTTGAAGAGAAAATGGGAAATGTAATGACATGGGTAAGTGCCGCTTTGACAGATGAAGATACTTGTATGGATGGTTTTGAAGGCAATAATGGGAAAGTTAAGGCCACTATTAGGaattgcattgttaatgtgGCTCAGTTAACTAGCAATGCTTTAGCTCTTACCAAAAATCTTTCCTCCTCTTAG